The region CCCCTAAAGTCCAACCTCGCTACACACCATGCCGAACACTGCTTCCGCAGTGCCGTCGCAGCAATCGCCTCCACCCACGTCAAATCCGGCTTTTGACCAGGATAAAGATCACAGTGCCGATGAGTCTTGGTCTGCCATTGACAGTGATACTGGCGTTGCGCAAAATGGATCCTCGCGTGGCTTGAAACGTAGGCGACCACTCACAGTATCGTTAGTACCTCTCTACCCCAGCGGGATATCCGGCACGGGATACCTACAATGTAGTGTGTCTCCTGTTATGGCAGGATCGTCATTTCTGCCGCCGTCTTTTGCTTGAACAACTGGATTGACAGCCCTAGGTGCGAATTATGCAAGCAGCGAAAGGTGAAATGTGGTATGAACCCCGATTCCCGTCATCTTGTCCCTTTGCCAGTGTCCAATATCTAACGACTTAGACCGGACCCAACCAAGTTGTGGGTGGTGTACACGCAATGCCCAGGTGTGCGAGTACAAAGAACGAAAGAAGCCTGGCCTTCGTGCAGGTTATGGAAAAGAGCTAGAACAACGCCTAGGTATGAGCTTTCCACCCCGCTGCTACTATTCTGGAGTtgtgtttttctttttcttacttGGAACCAACAGACAGGCTggaggatatcatccagGCGCAAGCCCGTCTCATTGAAACACATATTCTCCAAACTCAACCCAGGGCATCGCATGATCTTCATCACCCTGGGGCTTTATCGTATAGCTCACCATCGGAGCCTTCTGCAGCACATGGACCAAGTCCACGGAATCCATTCTACATGCAGGAGCCGTCATCCGTTCCTTCAGTTCCCCGCCCACCTGAGCCTCCTATTGCTAGTCCGACGGACGTGTCCGTGAAGAATTCTATTCAGAGCCACCTCACTGGCCCTCTTCCTTCCGTAACTTCTTTGCCACAGATTCCAAACACTACCTCGCAGAACGACTTCAACGATAATGAGTCGTCTTTGAAAGTGCCTGTCAGTTTGTTCTCTAATCAAGAACAGTCGTTTTCCGACCCCGAGCTTGATCTCCCCCCCTACGACCTACTGTATGCATTAGTTGATCTCTACTTTGAGCACCTAAATACCTGGTGTCCAATCCTTCATCGAAGAACCACGCTGGACACCTTCTTTGGTCCTGCTCCTCTTGAAGAGGCTGACCGTATGGTGCTTTATGCTATTGTTGCAACCGCTCTTCGCTTCTCCAGTGACAGTCGACTCACTGAACAGAACCGGAAACGGTATCACGATTCTTCAAAGCAAAAGGTCTTGCTCTATGGTCTGGAGAATTCTTCAGTAAAGGCACTCCAGGCCCTAGTGATTCTTGCCCTTGATCTAGTCGGGTCATCGAATGGACCACCTGGTTGGAAATTACTCGCATTGATAACAAGATCCGTGGTTCAGTTAGGGCTAGCTGTTGAGGCGAAGTCAACTCTTATATCTCCGGTTTATCCGTCCATATATACACTACGTGCAGTTACGCTTCCCGAGTCAGAATCGTggattgaagatgaaggcaGACGTCGACTCTTCTGGATGGTATACCTTCTCGACCGGTATTCAACTCTGGCAACGGCATTCGACTTTGCTTTGGATGATAAGGACATCGACCGCAAACTTCCTTGCAAAGATGAGTACTTTATCAAGAATCAGCCGGTCGAAACGAGGTGGTTCCAGTCATCAAACGACCGCCCAGACAATCTCATTCGTTCGGAGAACGTGGGATCGTTTGGGCTCTATGTGGAGATACTTGGTATTCTCTCACGGATACATGTTTTCCTGAAGCGACCCGTTGATATTGGTGCACTATCTGATGTCGAAGAGTGGCAAGCAACCTACCGCAAACTGGATAGTGATTTAACCACCTGGGAATTCAATCTCCCCACTGAGTATACCTACGAAAACGCCTCTCGAGCGTTCGGTGGCTCAAAACACAAAGGACATCATTGTGAATGGGTTCAATTACATTCCGTTTACCAAACGTAAGTCAACCTAGAATTAAAGAATTCTGTTCAAAACCCGCAGGTTCTGCTCTGTATGGCCAAGGCTAATAGCCCAATAGAGCAGTTATTCGGCTCCATTCCTCTGCAGCGTATCCCACCACAAGGTCTCCAATTTTCACGCCATCATACAGTGCTAGCCAAAGATGTCTGCTTG is a window of Aspergillus puulaauensis MK2 DNA, chromosome 4, nearly complete sequence DNA encoding:
- a CDS encoding putative C6 transcription factor (COG:K;~EggNog:ENOG410PHUR;~InterPro:IPR036864,IPR007219,IPR001138;~PFAM:PF00172,PF04082;~go_function: GO:0000981 - DNA-binding transcription factor activity, RNA polymerase II-specific [Evidence IEA];~go_function: GO:0003677 - DNA binding [Evidence IEA];~go_function: GO:0008270 - zinc ion binding [Evidence IEA];~go_process: GO:0006351 - transcription, DNA-templated [Evidence IEA];~go_process: GO:0006355 - regulation of transcription, DNA-templated [Evidence IEA]); amino-acid sequence: MPNTASAVPSQQSPPPTSNPAFDQDKDHSADESWSAIDSDTGVAQNGSSRGLKRRRPLTVSCELCKQRKVKCDRTQPSCGWCTRNAQVCEYKERKKPGLRAGYGKELEQRLDRLEDIIQAQARLIETHILQTQPRASHDLHHPGALSYSSPSEPSAAHGPSPRNPFYMQEPSSVPSVPRPPEPPIASPTDVSVKNSIQSHLTGPLPSVTSLPQIPNTTSQNDFNDNESSLKVPVSLFSNQEQSFSDPELDLPPYDLLYALVDLYFEHLNTWCPILHRRTTLDTFFGPAPLEEADRMVLYAIVATALRFSSDSRLTEQNRKRYHDSSKQKVLLYGLENSSVKALQALVILALDLVGSSNGPPGWKLLALITRSVVQLGLAVEAKSTLISPVYPSIYTLRAVTLPESESWIEDEGRRRLFWMVYLLDRYSTLATAFDFALDDKDIDRKLPCKDEYFIKNQPVETRWFQSSNDRPDNLIRSENVGSFGLYVEILGILSRIHVFLKRPVDIGALSDVEEWQATYRKLDSDLTTWEFNLPTEYTYENASRAFGGSKHKGHHCEWVQLHSVYQTAVIRLHSSAAYPTTRSPIFTPSYSASQRCLLAVDNILSVTRFVVNNNILDKLGPPFAFTLWVSARLLLVHGSTIAHTVSPDIMLIVDTLSRMGKYWKVAERYSTILQRVLDEYGEYQQAGAVDGDRSTPSSVKILADMRRCAFDLDFLISRQPRSSPTASQPTPPPTGILSRSLAPNELEYLDVFGFFNVPRVPAGRTPDINNLDMTETVNNPMSIPGLTGTGNSNPLPVDSTSNTNEFNITNYLIPTPETDWLFRPGG